One Actinomycetota bacterium genomic region harbors:
- a CDS encoding selenium metabolism-associated LysR family transcriptional regulator gives MNTKSLLIFVEVASTGSFSTAARNLGLTQPAVSSQIRTLEKEFGNTLIDRSTGRSRLTEAGRAFLGYARDILETEEKLRREMEGRRAEVGGPIAISASTIPGEYIMPLILARFRERHPLVDPRLDISDSSRVLDKVRAGEVDLGCVGLYEEDERLRYGQLCHDRLVFIAPPGHPLARRRDLGPADLEGEPLLYREEGSGTRSHMLKILTDLGLDKCPGSAMVLGSTMAVIQAVAAGEGISVVSLWAASAYIGQGIVSALRFKAPEPRREFYYVLLRRRPLSTATAALLEELEMERPEMERRLESLSP, from the coding sequence ATGAATACCAAGAGCCTTCTCATCTTCGTGGAGGTGGCGAGCACAGGCAGCTTCTCCACCGCCGCCCGCAACCTGGGGCTGACCCAACCTGCCGTGAGTTCCCAGATACGCACCCTGGAGAAGGAGTTCGGCAACACCCTCATCGACCGCTCCACCGGCCGCAGCCGCCTCACCGAGGCGGGAAGGGCCTTCCTCGGGTATGCCCGGGACATACTTGAGACTGAGGAGAAGCTGAGACGGGAGATGGAGGGACGGCGCGCAGAGGTCGGCGGGCCCATCGCCATCTCCGCCAGCACCATCCCCGGCGAATATATCATGCCTCTCATCCTCGCCCGCTTCCGCGAGCGCCACCCCCTGGTCGACCCCCGCCTGGACATCTCGGACTCGTCCCGGGTCCTGGATAAGGTGCGGGCCGGCGAGGTGGACCTGGGATGTGTCGGCCTGTACGAGGAGGACGAGAGGCTGCGCTACGGGCAGCTGTGCCATGACCGCCTTGTCTTCATCGCCCCCCCCGGTCACCCACTGGCGCGCCGCCGCGACCTCGGACCGGCTGACCTGGAGGGAGAGCCCCTGCTCTACCGCGAGGAGGGTTCCGGGACCCGCTCCCACATGCTGAAGATCCTCACGGACCTCGGGCTGGATAAGTGCCCCGGGAGCGCCATGGTCCTGGGCAGCACCATGGCCGTGATCCAGGCCGTAGCAGCCGGGGAGGGCATCTCGGTGGTCTCACTGTGGGCGGCTAGCGCCTATATCGGGCAGGGGATTGTTTCCGCCCTCAGGTTCAAGGCGCCGGAGCCCCGGCGCGAGTTCTACTACGTGCTGCTGCGGCGGCGGCCCCTTTCCACCGCCACCGCCGCTCTCCTGGAGGAACTGGAGATGGAGCGGCCTGAAATGGAACGCAGGCTGGAGTCCCTCTCCCCCTGA